GAAAAGTCCAGTCCATCCGGGTAAGGTATTATTTGAGAAATTTTTAAAACCCATGGGAATAAGCCAGAATAAAATGGCAATGGACATTAGAGTGCCTCCACGCAGAATCAATGAAATTGTCCTCGGAAAGAGAAGAATTACACCAGATACAGCATTACGCTTTGCAAAATATTTTCACATGTCACCGAAATTCTGGCTTAATTTGCAGATGGATTATGATTTAAATTTTGCCGAAGATAAACTTTTAGATAAAATTAATAAAGAAGTTAACGAGTATAATCAATAAATA
This genomic stretch from bacterium harbors:
- a CDS encoding HigA family addiction module antidote protein → MNKMKSPVHPGKVLFEKFLKPMGISQNKMAMDIRVPPRRINEIVLGKRRITPDTALRFAKYFHMSPKFWLNLQMDYDLNFAEDKLLDKINKEVNEYNQ